One genomic window of Thalassolituus hydrocarboniclasticus includes the following:
- a CDS encoding class I SAM-dependent methyltransferase codes for MSKRALEYFDILAAKKAYSEGGNITSLLRQQKNSDTNTAEIIEAAYDLQAGSYIRYVENNLETSALYSAELAHILSQYIKPNSSLLDVGTGELTTLSLLLPELEQKPDNVFAFDISWSRIHKGICFAQKSMGEDFQLLTPFVGEIGEIPLLDKSINITTSSHALEPNGGRVKELIEELFRVTIDKLVLFEPCYETNSKEGKERMDKLGYIKNIDGIVEELGGEVIEKIALNSIINPLNPTTCFVIKVPTNSIQPNNTADSIFSVPGTNIPLQQEDNVYHASQTGLSYPILKNIPVLKSNCAILTTALLD; via the coding sequence ATGAGCAAAAGAGCACTCGAATATTTTGATATCTTAGCCGCGAAAAAAGCCTACAGCGAAGGTGGCAATATCACCAGCCTTCTTCGCCAGCAGAAAAATTCAGACACAAATACAGCCGAAATAATAGAAGCCGCATACGATCTGCAAGCAGGCTCCTACATCCGTTATGTAGAAAATAATCTCGAAACATCCGCTCTCTATTCGGCTGAACTTGCACACATTCTCAGCCAATATATTAAGCCCAACAGCTCTTTGCTTGATGTTGGCACCGGAGAACTGACCACATTAAGTCTGTTACTCCCTGAACTAGAGCAAAAGCCAGATAATGTGTTCGCATTCGATATAAGCTGGTCGCGAATCCATAAAGGAATCTGTTTTGCCCAAAAAAGCATGGGGGAAGATTTTCAGCTTTTAACGCCATTTGTCGGTGAAATTGGTGAAATTCCACTGCTTGATAAATCCATAAACATTACAACATCAAGCCATGCCCTGGAGCCAAACGGAGGGAGAGTCAAAGAGCTAATAGAAGAGCTATTCAGAGTCACTATCGACAAACTTGTTTTATTTGAGCCTTGCTATGAAACCAACAGCAAAGAAGGCAAGGAAAGAATGGACAAACTCGGATACATTAAGAATATCGATGGTATCGTAGAAGAACTGGGTGGAGAGGTCATTGAGAAAATAGCCCTCAACAGTATCATCAACCCATTAAATCCAACCACCTGCTTCGTTATCAAAGTGCCGACAAATAGTATCCAGCCGAACAATACGGCGGATTCCATTTTTTCTGTACCGGGAACTAATATCCCATTACAACAGGAAGATAACGTCTACCATGCAAGCCAAACAGGCCTTTCCTACCCTATTCTGAAGAACATTCCAGTACTGAAATCCAATTGCGCAATATTAACAACCGCACTGCTTGATTAA